A region from the Acipenser ruthenus chromosome 13, fAciRut3.2 maternal haplotype, whole genome shotgun sequence genome encodes:
- the LOC117418478 gene encoding E3 ubiquitin-protein ligase RBBP6-like isoform X1, with product MSCVHYKFSSKLNYDTVTFDGLNITLCDLKKQIMGRERLKAVDCDLQITNAQTKEEYTDDSALIPKNSSVIIRRIPIGGVKTTSKTYVIDRTESSGGSSKAIDESAASITLAQLSKTANLAEANASEDDKIRAMMSQSSHDYDPVHYMKKLFGPPPPNYTCFRCEKTGHYIKNCPTNGDKTFEAGPRIKKSTGIPRSFMMEVDDPNMKGAMLTNTGKYAIPTIDAEAYAIGKKEKPPFLPQEQSSSSEEEDPIPDELLCLICKDIMNDAVVIPCCGNSYCDDCIRTFLLESDEHMCPTCNQTEVSPDCLIANKFLRQAVNNFKNETGYTKRLRKGQAPQTAPMQGQSRPQVQRPVQPAARPTSSRQQDPLMANIPPVAAIPPPVVPAAIHAPVLHQTQTPAPVQPAAPTVQVNLVTSSPASEVSTSVPSPQPQVKHEEPVSVKEPEKIATPVTSVMVSADTSITMSLPKGYQVPVLGQPHSVGHCIPTTGPPMRTGTIRPGGNRQGWDISNRGRPQSDRPPRTQTTTLPSMAPVYVPPPSHFAPPSHALPLPPGVSLPQFPPLFQPPTAGYAVPPPLFPPVSTTAAAPWVPPVTTGAQGSAIPTIPQAPPLSREEFYRQQRRLKEDSNCRFVAREKSKLDEFTNDFAKELLEYRKIQKERRRSYSRSKSPYSGSSFSGSSYSYSKSRSRSSRSRSYSRSGSRSHSRSYSRSPVYTRRGGGGRSRSYRSRSRSHGYHRSRSRSPAYRGGGGGGGGVGGGSSSRGYRSRSRSPGYQGHAPSKRPAPLPHPEGDREYFNRYREPPPYDAKACYGRSVDQRDPFERERYREWERKYREWYNKFYTPPGNQPRPRPPPSNREHFTPERFGPPVVRRDNSPYNRGRREEYPPPGQSQRIRNVPGNYPEKFVYKEGHGSSKEPRKSKEKETGNPPADGKGIKHKKHRKKRKGDENELFPTVGSLDGSRKPTGGDEGKGDSILMPPCRDDATPVRDEPMESTSVLYKAVTEKDKREKVKAKGEKLKRKPESSAPKKDSSLKTHKPSREKQVDADNEKSSRVEPPMKKPKEDSSQKTEASKQQVSQKEDKAPLSRKGQQKPAKHHQEPKVVKEEKVKEKKEYVKETSKHDNLPSKEEKPKKDKIEEKCKKTSDVKQEKRKRKEEKHLEKDLEMPSIKSPRIETVEVAKQVAKHSPKPKPEPEKYPEKTIAKPVVAKVDKEENIVPVRKIKINRETGKKIVSRESIAPAEEMTDGAEKIRPERMKTKIRRKMQAADETASTLVDYTSTSSTGGSPVRRLEEKLDIKKTVVKTMEEYNNDISTPAEDEIVMIQVPLSKWEKEDYESEDDNAKSALVAGSGKSATVKNVTVKSSSEMKQTEEDSPQTEKTSKAAKEPDGEELQSESKVLKTTVPSEKEKVGEKEKIREKERPAVDSETMEKRKAPDSQSDKERNLERTSDQGSEKSVSSFSSSKDRTVENSNAGSRASSVKGNSTAARSNRDYPSSKRKEEKLKESSKRRDSPSLTKEHAPSQKSRDRDVHVDIPRKVATESKRTEHSPARDKKTHTDYKNAPDSKRAVVDDHRSDKMPSKDSNRHATSETRSNKERDHGGYKSHRTESPDVRTDMERTVGRNEREHNKNKPLLVRSTRLSSDLARETDEAAFVPDYSESDGDSEASDHNTKLERVKETGVVAAPLPPSLSPTRSQRSASVSRSQSPSESQPHSRSSSASSAGSQDSKKKKKKKDKKHKKHKKHKKHKKHAGNESDPENKGQKHKHKKKKSKKSKDKEKDDQKPKVSV from the exons ATTGATGAGTCTGCTGCTTCTATTACACTGGCCCAGCTAtctaag ACCGCCAATTTGGCCGAAGCTAATGCATCCGAAGACGATAAAATTCGAGCTATGATGTCACAGTCCAGCCATGATTATGATCCAGTTCA TTACATGAAGAAACTATTTGGGCCTCCACCACCCAATTACACTTGCTTTCGCTGTGAGAAAACTGGACACTATATTAAAAACTGCCCAACCAATGGG gacaaAACTTTTGAAGCAGGTCCAAGGATAAAAAAGAGCACTGGTATTCCTCGAAGCTTCATGATGGAGGTTGATGACCCGAATATGAAAGGAGCCATGCTTACAAACACTGGGAAATACGCTATTCCAACTATTGATGC CGAGGCGTACGCCATTGGAAAAAAGGAGAAGCCACCTTTTCTACCCCAGGAGCAGTCTTCATCTTCTGAGGAGGAGGACCCTATCCCTGATGAGCTGCTGTGCCTGATTTGCAAGGATATCATGAATGATGCAGTCGTAATTCCATGCTGTGGAAACAGTTACTGTGATGATT GTATTAGAACATTTCTTCTAGAGTCAGATGAACATATGTGTCCTACTTGCAATCAGACAGAAGTTTCACCTGATTGCTTGATTGCCAATAAATTTTTACGACAG GCtgtaaacaattttaaaaatgaaactggcTACACCAAAAGGCTTCGTAAGGGACAGGCTCCGCAAACTGCACCGATGCAGGGCCAGTCCAGGCCACAAGTGCAGCGTCCTGTCCAGCCAGCTGCAAGACCGACATCCTCCAGGCAGCAGGATCCTCTCATGGCTAATATCCCTCCTGTTGCTGCTATTCCTCCCCCTGTTGTTCCTGCTGCCATACATGCTCCGGTGCTGCACCAGACACAGACCCCTGCCCCTGTTCAACCCGCTGCACCAACTGTCCAGGTGAATCTGGTCACCAGTAGCCCTGCTTCAGAAGTGTCCACGTCGGTGCCCTCTCCACAGCCACAAGTGAAGCACGAAGAACCTGTTTCAGTAAA AGAGCCTGAGAAAATTGCAACTCCTGTCACATCTGTGATGGTTTCTGCAGATACATCTATAACTATGTCTCTTCCAAAG GGATACCAGGTTCCTGTGCTTGGTCAACCTCATTCAGTTGGCCACTGTATACCTACAACAG GTCCGCCAATGAGAACCGGCACTATTCGACCTGGAGGCAATCGACAAGGCTGGGATAT ATCAAACAGAGGTCGACCACAGAGTGACCGGCCTCCCAGAACACAAACGACTACCTTGCCATCCATGGCCCCTGTTTACGTGCCTCCCCCATCACACTTCGCTCCTCCCTCCCACGCCTTGCCTCTTCCACCTGGAGTATCACTTCCTCAGTTCCCGCCTCTGTTTCAGCCTCCTACTGCTGGATACGCCGTACCCCCTCCATTGTTCCCTCCAgtctcaacaactgctgcagctCCATGGGTTCCCCCTGTAACTACTGGAGCACAGGGCAGTGCCATTCCTACCATCCCACAGGCACCCCCGCTATCTAGAGAAGAGTTCTACAGGCAACAGCGTAGACTAAAAGAAGA tTCCAACTGTCGCTTCGTTGCTAGGGAGAAGTCTAAGCTTGATGAGTTTACCAATGACTTCGCTAAAGAATTACTGGAATACAGAAAAATCCAAAAGGAAAGGAGGCGATCCTATTCAAG ATCAAAGTCGCCATACAGCGGATCATCGTTCAGTGGCAGCTCCTACTCTTACTCAAAATCCAGATCGCGATCCTCCAGGTCTCGCTCCTACTCGAGGTCTGGCAGCCGATCTCATTCTCGTTCCTACTCCAGATCTCCAGTGTACACCAGAAGAGGTGGGGGAGGCAGGAGCCGTAGTTACCGCTCCAGGTCGCGATCACACGGATATCACCGGTCTCGGTCTAGGTCCCCTGCATAtcgaggaggaggtggaggaggaggaggagtaggaggcggcagcagcagcagagggtaTCGCTCCCGTTCAAGATCTCCAGGTTACCAGGGCCATGCTCCCAGTAAACGACCTGCACCACTGCCACATCCTGAAGGTGACAGAGAGTACTTCAACAGATATAGAGAGCCGCCCCCCTATGATGCCAAGGCTTGCTATGGTCGTTCTGTGGACCAGAGAGACCCTTTCGAGAGGGAAAGATACAGGGAGTGGGAAAGGAAGTATCGAGAGTGGTATAACAAATTCTACACCCCCCCTGGCAATCAGCCAAGGCCTAGGCCTCCTCCATCTAATAGGGAACATTTCACTCCAGAGCGGTTTGGCCCACCGGTCGTCAGACGGGACAATTCACCATACAATCGAGGTCGCAGAGAGGAGTACCCTCCACCTGGGCAGAGCCAGAGAATTCGTAATGTGCCTGGAAACTATCCGGAGAAGTTTGTCTATAAAGAAGGACATGGAAGCAGCAAAGAGCCTAGAAAATCAAAGGAAAAAGAAACAGGTAATCCTCCAGCTGATGGAAAGGGTATTAAACACAAAAAGCACAGGAAAAAGAGGAAAGGTGATGAGAATGAACTGTTCCCCACTGTAGGTTCTCTAGATGGCTCCAGAAAGCCCACTGGCGGTGATGAGGGTAAGGGGGATTCTATACTGATGCCTCCATGCCGAGATGATGCCACCCCTGTCAGAGATGAACCCATGGAAAGTACATCTGTCCTCTATAAAGCTGTAACTGAGAAAGACAAAAGGGAGAAGGTGAAAGCAAAGGGTGAAAAACTAAAACGCAAGCCAGAAAGCAGTGCCCCGAAAAAAGACTCCTCGTTGAAGACCCACAAGCCATCCAGAGAAAAGCAGGTTGATGCAGACAATGAAAAGTCTTCACGTGTGGAGCCCCCAATGAAAAAGCCTAAAGAAGATTCTTCTCAGAAGACTGAAGCTTCAAAGCAGCAAGTGTCCCAGAAAGAGGACAAGGCTCCTCTGTCCCGCAAAGGACAGCAGAAACCAGCTAAACACCATCAAGAGCCTAAAGTGGTTAAAGAGGAGAAGGTCAAGGAGAAGAAAGAGTATGTCAAGGAGACATCTAAACATGACAATCTCCCAAGCAAAGAGGAGAAACCAAAGAAAGATAAAATAGaggagaaatgtaaaaaaacctCAGATGTTAAACAagagaaaaggaaaagaaaagaagaaaaacatttagaaaaagaTCTTGAAATGCCTTCTATTAAGTCCCCTAGAATTGAAACTGTAGAAGTGGCCAAGCAAGTGGCAAAGCATTCGCCAAAACCTAAACCTGAGCCTGAGAAATATCCAGAAAAGACAATTGCCAAGCCTGTAGTGGCAAAGGTGGATAAAgaagagaacattgttccagtgAGGAAGATAAAAATCAACCGTGAGACTGGCAAAAAGATTGTAAGCAGGGAAAGCATAGCTCCAGCGGAAGAAATGACAGATGGAGCAGAAAAGATTAGGCCAGAAAGAATGAAAACTAAAATACGAAGAAAAATGCAAGCTGCAGATGAAACCGCTTCTACCTTGGTAGATTATACCAG CACTAGCTCCACAGGAGGCAGCCCAGTTAGAAGACTAGAAGAAAAGCTGGACATTAAAAAGACAGTGGTGAAGACCATGGAAGAATACAACAATGACATCTCAACTCCAGCAGAAGATGAAATTGTTATGATCCAAGTTCCTCTTTCAAAATGGGAGAAAGAAGACTATGAATCGGAAGACGATAATGCTAAGTCAGCATTGGTTGCTGGAAGTGGAAAATCTGCTACTGTGAAAAATGTCACTGTAAAATCTTCCAGCGAGATGAAACAGACTGAAGAGGACTCTCCACAGACTGAGAAAACATCCAAAGCGGCCAAGGAACCTGACGGGGAGGAACTGCAGTCTGAATCCAAAGTTTTGAAGACTACTGTGCCAAGTGAAAAGGAGAAGGTAGGTGAAAAGGAGAAGATCAGAGAAAAGGAGCGACCAGCTGTAGACAGTGAGACCATGGAAAAGAGGAAAGCACCCGATTCCCAGTCAGACAAAGAAAGAAACCTGGAGAGGACCAGTGATcaagggagtgaaaaaagtgtcTCCTCGTTCTCCTCTTCTAAAGACAGGACCGTAGAAAATTCTAATGCTGGTTCCCGGGCATCTTCAGTTAAAGGCAATTCAACAGCTGCTAGAAGTAACCGAGATTACCCCAGCTCTAAGCGTAAagaagaaaaactaaaagaatcTAGCAAGAGGAGGGACTCCCCTTCCCTAACTAAAGAACATGCTCCAAGTCAAAAGAGCAGAGATAGGGATGTGCATGTTGACATTCCAAGGAAAGTCGCAACAGAATCAAAGAGAACTGAGCATAGCCCTGCAAGGGACAAAAAGACACATACAGATTACAAAAATGCCCCTGATTCCAAGCGTGCAGTAGTGGATGACCATCGATCAGACAAAATGCCTAGTAAAGATTCAAACAGACACGCAACCTCAGAGACGAGAAGCAACAAGGAAAGGGATCATGGCGGTTACAAGTCACATAGGACTGAATCCCCCGATGTTAGGACTGACATGGAGAGAACTGTTGGCCGAAATGAGCGTGAGCACAATAAGAACAAGCCACTGCTCGTCAGATCTACCCGGCTGTCCTCCGACTTGGCTAGAGAAACCGACGAGGCTGCTTTCGTGCCTGACTACAGTGAGAGCGATGGTGACAGTGAAGCATCTGACCATAATACTAAGCTTGAACGAGTTAAAGAGACGGGGGTGGTGGCAGCCCCCCTTCCCCCCAGTTTGAGCCCAACCAGGAGCCAGAGGAGTGCAAGTGTGAGCCGCAGCCAGAGCCCCTCAGAGAGCCAGCCTCACAGCCGTAGCAGCAGTGCCAGCTCCGCCGGCAGCCAAGACagcaagaaaaagaagaaaaaaaaggacaaGAAGCACAAAAagcacaagaaacacaaaaaacacaagaaGCATGCTGGCAACGAATCTGACCCCGAAAACAAAGGCCAAAAACACAAGCATAAGAAAAAGAAATCCAAGAAGAGCAAGGACAAGGAAAAGGATGACCAAAAACCAAAAGTATCTGTATGA